The Candidatus Zixiibacteriota bacterium genomic interval CATCGGTTGACACCGATGAATTGAACATGACCGCCCGGATGCTACGGGAGACTCTGGAGACTTTTGGAGTTAGACTTGAGGGGAATATAAGTCACTATCCGGGGCCGGTGATTACCCGCTTCGAATTCAAGCCCGGATCCGGTATTAAGGTAAATCAGATTCTTAACCTGTCCGATGATCTTGCGCTGGCGCTCAAGGCCAAACGAATCCGTATCATAGCGCCGATACCGGGAAAGGCAGCGGTCGGCATCGAGATACCAAACAGGCAGGCCCAGACTGTCTATTTGAAAGACATTCTTGTTTCCGAGCAGTTCCACAATCCATCGCTGAGATTGCCGCTGGCTATGGGTAAGACGACATCCGGTAAACCGTTCGTCGCCGATCTGGCCAGGATGCCACATCTTCTTATCGCCGGAGCGACCGGGTCGGGCAAATCAGTCTGTCTGAATATAATGATTACGTCGCTACTGTACCGTCTGCACCCTTATCAGTTGCGTTTAATTTTCATCGATCCCAAAATGCTCGAGTTGTCAGTTTACAGTGGTATACCTCACATGGGGCGGCCGGTGGTGACCAATCCCAAAAGAGCCGAGAAAGTGCTCGCCGATGCCGTTAAGGAGATGGAAACCCGTTACCGCAAGTTGGCCAATCTTTCTGTCAGGAACATCGTTGACTACAATCAGAAGCAGCAGAAGGAAGAAGATAAGTTACCATACATTGTGATTTGTGTCGACGAGTTGGCTGACATGATGATGTCGGCGACTTCGTCCCGTACGGAAATGCTAATCACGCGACTGGCACAGATGTCGCGTGCCGTTGGCATCCATTTGATTCTGGCCACCCAGCGACCATCGGTCGATGTCATCACCGGTCTTATCAAGGCCAACTTCCCGGCGAGAGTAGCCTTCCAGGTGTCGTCAAAGGTGGATTCACGAACGATTATTGACGCCAACGGCGCCGAGAAATTGCTGGGTAATGGTGATATGCTATTTCTGCAGACGGGGCAGCCCGAACCCGTCAGAATTCACGGCGCATATGTCTCGAGCGAGGAGACAGAGGCCATCGTCAAGTTTATAAAAGATCAGGGTCTCGAGCCGATGGCTCTTGAGAGCATCACCCAGGCGACCGGCGAGGCAACCGAGGAGGCCGATGTAGATTTCGGCGATCCGCTGTTTAAGGAGGCCGCCGAGGTTGTCGTCAGGCATAAACAGGGTTCTGTGTCGCTTCTGCAAAGGCGCTTGGGAATCGGCTATCAAAGAGCCGCCCGTCTCATCGACAAACTGGAACAGGCCGGCATCGTCTCGTCCTTTGACGGCTCCAAAGCACGCGACGTTCTGGTCGACAGGTCGTACCTCGAGACTCTGTTCGCCTCTCCTGACCGGTCGACCATTGTCGATTCCGAACAGAACTGATTGAAATATCTTATGTATAAATCAATTATGAGAACAATGCTGGCGACGGTAGCCGGGCTGCTTCTGACAACCGGTATTTCAGCGGATACGGATGTCTTCGAGCAGATAAAAGCCATGCTCGGGGAGGATGGTTGCTCTCATTTTGAATTTATGAGCATTATCGAGTCCGATGTTTTCGACCAGGTTGATACGGCTACGGGCACCGCCTATCTTGCCAGGGATGGTCGCTATAATATCGAGATCGGACAAGATAAATTTCTGTGTGACGGTGAATACAGGTATAGTTATTCCGAAGGAAGCGGCCAGGTAATTATCGAAAAGATGGAGCCGACCTCAGCCGGTGACGAGGAATTTTCCTTCATAATAAAGCTCGGCGACTTTTATAACACACACGTAGTGAAAAAGAACCATCGCTATCGGCTCGTCAGGAAATCAGAAGGCGGCGGTAGTTATCCCGATTCGTTGTATGTTACGGTTGACAAAGACACGAAAAGATTGAAACGATTTGACTATCTCGACGTTAACGAAGAAGCGAATACCATCTTGTTTCTCAAACAGGATTATCGTCTTAACTGTGATGATACGTGGTTTCAACCCAATTTTCCGGATTCTGTCGAGAGAGTAAGGCTGTAGCTTGAAATTCTATATCCATAAGCTGGGGTGTCCGAAAAACGATGTCGACGCCGATTATATTTCGGCGCGGTTGATGGCCGATGGCCATCAGCCGGTGTTCGATCCCGAGCAGGCGGAATCGATTATCGTGAATACCTGCGGGTTTATTCTTCCGGCCAAGGAGGAGTCCATCTTCGAGTTGCTGCGCCTTGGCCAACTGAAGAAATCCGCCGGCGTTAAAACTCTTTTCGCCACCGGTTGTCTTTCGCAACGCAACGGGGAAGAACTGCTTCAGGGCATGCCGGAGTTGGACGGCGCTTTCGGGCTGGGTCAGCTCGATGCCATCGCTGATGCTGTCAAGAAAGGTACAGTTTCAAGCAAGCCGGTGGTAGTGGATTCCCGCCGACTGGCTTATCTGGATTTTGGCGAACGGTTCATTGATGCTGACTCTCCTTAC includes:
- a CDS encoding DNA translocase FtsK 4TM domain-containing protein encodes the protein MARKKSRKPKERRQKAWGVVLFLLALLILVSLVTHRGIDDQRITGQIDEGLKLHEIQIRNQAGIVGAYLSYLLLAALGWLSFFVPFGLILVSLRIFASEFGEKLRLNSFLLFVASLLATMIYNIHLYTTREITAEKDFAGGLLGDRLTAFSVKLIGETGSYIVLSGIILILLILYTSITPALSVKMPVPSAGAFRKVFDAFVSVGRAIFSFNWLTTLFERGSSDESEEDEEDEGEVGQDDEVLDGEPEKEASDDVTEEERPEPSDRISGERKTSAAKKAQQLQLKSVDYTYPSVELLHENPNETTSVDTDELNMTARMLRETLETFGVRLEGNISHYPGPVITRFEFKPGSGIKVNQILNLSDDLALALKAKRIRIIAPIPGKAAVGIEIPNRQAQTVYLKDILVSEQFHNPSLRLPLAMGKTTSGKPFVADLARMPHLLIAGATGSGKSVCLNIMITSLLYRLHPYQLRLIFIDPKMLELSVYSGIPHMGRPVVTNPKRAEKVLADAVKEMETRYRKLANLSVRNIVDYNQKQQKEEDKLPYIVICVDELADMMMSATSSRTEMLITRLAQMSRAVGIHLILATQRPSVDVITGLIKANFPARVAFQVSSKVDSRTIIDANGAEKLLGNGDMLFLQTGQPEPVRIHGAYVSSEETEAIVKFIKDQGLEPMALESITQATGEATEEADVDFGDPLFKEAAEVVVRHKQGSVSLLQRRLGIGYQRAARLIDKLEQAGIVSSFDGSKARDVLVDRSYLETLFASPDRSTIVDSEQN
- a CDS encoding outer membrane lipoprotein carrier protein LolA; this encodes MLATVAGLLLTTGISADTDVFEQIKAMLGEDGCSHFEFMSIIESDVFDQVDTATGTAYLARDGRYNIEIGQDKFLCDGEYRYSYSEGSGQVIIEKMEPTSAGDEEFSFIIKLGDFYNTHVVKKNHRYRLVRKSEGGGSYPDSLYVTVDKDTKRLKRFDYLDVNEEANTILFLKQDYRLNCDDTWFQPNFPDSVERVRL